One region of Hydrogenobaculum sp. Y04AAS1 genomic DNA includes:
- a CDS encoding nucleotide sugar dehydrogenase, producing the protein MINIEDFINKQESICVVGLGYVGLPLAVTFAKHFNVIGFDINQIRINELKLGIDRTKETTSEELLNSNILFTDNEEYIKKCKFIIITVPTPIDKHKVPDLKPIFSASVIVGRNLQKDSIVVYESTVYPGLTEEECVPILEKESGLKWKKDFFVGYSPERINPGDKIHRFENIVKVVSGDSEYSLNIISGIYSKVVKAGIFKAKSIKVAEAAKVIENTQRDINIALMNELSMIFHKMGIDTKDVLEAAATKWNFLKFEPGLVGGHCISVDPYYLTFKAQELGHHPEVILSGRRVNDDMPNFVVQNVLKLLIKAKKQIESSKIIIFGLSFKENIPDIRNSKVVDIYNELKDFGINTYIYDPYVYRDEVFKEYGIELLQDPYEEAPYDAVIVAVKHNAFGEYDIRFYENITKSPKILIDIKNLYNKDVFLKNGFLYWSL; encoded by the coding sequence ATGATAAACATAGAAGATTTTATAAACAAACAAGAGTCAATATGCGTAGTAGGGCTTGGATATGTAGGGCTTCCATTGGCTGTAACGTTTGCAAAACACTTTAACGTAATAGGTTTTGATATAAACCAAATAAGGATAAACGAACTAAAATTAGGTATAGACAGAACAAAGGAAACCACTTCTGAAGAACTTCTAAATAGCAACATACTTTTTACGGACAACGAAGAGTATATAAAAAAATGTAAATTTATTATCATCACAGTACCAACGCCTATAGATAAACACAAAGTACCAGACCTAAAACCTATATTTAGTGCATCTGTTATAGTTGGTAGAAATTTACAAAAAGACAGTATAGTGGTGTATGAATCTACAGTATATCCTGGTCTAACGGAAGAAGAATGTGTACCTATTTTAGAAAAAGAATCAGGGCTTAAATGGAAAAAAGATTTCTTTGTGGGCTATTCACCAGAACGCATAAATCCTGGTGATAAAATACATAGGTTTGAAAATATAGTAAAAGTAGTTTCTGGAGACAGCGAATATAGCCTTAACATAATAAGTGGAATATACTCTAAGGTTGTAAAAGCTGGAATATTTAAAGCAAAATCTATAAAAGTTGCAGAAGCCGCTAAAGTTATAGAAAATACTCAACGAGATATAAACATTGCACTTATGAACGAACTATCGATGATCTTTCATAAAATGGGTATAGATACAAAGGATGTGTTAGAAGCCGCTGCTACCAAATGGAACTTTCTCAAATTTGAACCAGGTTTAGTAGGAGGACACTGTATCAGCGTAGACCCTTACTATCTAACATTCAAGGCTCAAGAGTTAGGCCACCATCCAGAGGTAATTCTTTCTGGTAGAAGAGTAAACGACGACATGCCAAACTTTGTAGTGCAAAACGTTTTAAAGCTTTTAATAAAAGCAAAAAAACAGATAGAATCCTCAAAAATAATCATATTTGGGCTCTCTTTTAAAGAAAACATTCCAGACATAAGAAACTCAAAAGTAGTAGATATATACAACGAACTTAAAGATTTTGGTATAAATACATACATATACGACCCGTACGTATACAGGGATGAAGTTTTTAAAGAATATGGTATAGAACTTTTACAAGACCCTTACGAAGAGGCACCTTACGATGCTGTAATTGTAGCGGTAAAACACAACGCTTTTGGGGAATACGATATAAGATTTTACGAAAATATTACTAAAAGCCCAAAAATTTT
- the tyrS gene encoding tyrosine--tRNA ligase, translated as MDIQKQLEIIQKGTVEIIEKEELIEKLKKGKPLVVKAGFDPTAKDLHLGHTVLLQKLRDFQNLGHEIIFLIGDFTAMIGDPTGRNETRPPLSKEEVLENAKTYQEQVFKILDKDKTKILYNSEWLSTMTTKDIVNLASKYTVARMLERDDFQKRYKEGSPIHIHEFLYPLFQGYDSVILKADIEIGGSDQKFNLLVGRELQKDYGLEKQVCITMPLLVGIDGVKKMSKSYGNYIALKDDPKDMFGKIMSISDELMYDYYTLLTDKTPDEIEKIKAMHPMEAKKQLAYIIVSRFHSEEKAKEAKEFFESTFSQKEFPKDAPVFSFSDKDSLKAYELIVKIGFATSNNEARRIISGGGLRINGEKITDPNKEIVVENELRVQVGKKHFAIIKKA; from the coding sequence ATGGATATACAGAAACAATTGGAGATTATACAAAAAGGGACTGTAGAAATTATAGAGAAAGAAGAGCTTATAGAAAAGTTAAAAAAGGGGAAGCCGCTTGTAGTAAAAGCAGGTTTTGACCCTACAGCAAAAGATTTGCATTTAGGGCACACGGTTTTGCTTCAAAAATTAAGAGACTTTCAAAATTTAGGGCATGAAATAATATTTTTAATAGGTGATTTTACAGCAATGATAGGAGACCCAACCGGCAGAAACGAAACAAGACCCCCTCTTTCTAAAGAAGAAGTTTTAGAAAATGCAAAAACATATCAAGAGCAAGTTTTTAAGATTTTAGATAAAGATAAAACAAAAATTTTATACAACAGCGAGTGGCTATCCACTATGACAACAAAAGATATAGTCAACCTTGCTTCAAAATATACAGTAGCAAGAATGTTAGAGCGTGATGATTTTCAAAAGCGCTATAAAGAAGGCTCTCCTATACACATTCATGAGTTTTTATATCCACTTTTTCAAGGATACGACTCTGTAATACTAAAAGCAGATATAGAAATAGGAGGGTCTGATCAAAAGTTTAATTTGCTTGTAGGAAGGGAACTTCAAAAGGATTACGGCTTAGAAAAACAAGTTTGTATTACTATGCCGCTTTTAGTGGGAATAGACGGTGTAAAGAAGATGTCAAAAAGCTATGGAAACTATATAGCACTAAAGGATGATCCTAAGGATATGTTTGGAAAAATTATGAGTATATCTGATGAACTTATGTACGACTATTATACTTTACTCACCGATAAGACCCCAGATGAGATAGAAAAGATAAAAGCGATGCATCCTATGGAAGCTAAAAAGCAGCTTGCATACATCATTGTATCAAGATTTCATTCAGAGGAAAAGGCCAAAGAAGCAAAGGAATTTTTTGAATCTACTTTTTCTCAAAAAGAGTTTCCGAAGGACGCACCAGTATTTAGCTTTTCTGATAAAGATTCTTTAAAAGCTTACGAACTTATAGTAAAGATAGGTTTTGCAACATCAAACAACGAAGCAAGAAGGATAATATCTGGTGGAGGATTGAGAATAAACGGAGAAAAGATAACAGATCCAAACAAAGAAATAGTTGTTGAAAATGAGCTAAGAGTACAAGTAGGTAAAAAACATTTTGCAATAATCAAAAAAGCATGA
- the bamA gene encoding outer membrane protein assembly factor BamA: MKKVFLFILLLVSLGFSQTISKIEVVGNKYIQSGLVKGFMKLHPGMQFSQTMLDEDIKRLYETGYFKNIAVKEIKKDDHVKLIYIVQDLPIIYRIEFKGNKRLSSKDLAKKLGIETEVGKFGLNQATRGLTPSSSINEKIEIIKQFQLGKVLSEEQIHELINRIKKAYEEAGYSHVGVTYKIIPVKGASRLVFYIKETKPTYVDDIHFIGNKTFSDGRLLDHMKTQPFSLLAFRWHPPFNKHILMDDIKRLKKFYENEGFFEVQIDKPIIKKHGHWVNITIKIHEGSRYKIGKIVFKGNKMYSESELLDKIIQHRDSKRYYKKSIIKLIEKRIFDKYGKTGFINEYTSVKKETNFKNKTVNLFFHVYEGGPVYAGKIHIRGNYETRDYVIRREMRVQEYDLITRHELSRSKDRIMNLGYYDNVQIVPVPKPDNFDDIYTKIQERYTGQFSVGLGYNQVTGLAGFASIRKGNFLGTGDIAGISLSYGANYENDSISYTHKWLFNKPIDVTGSLYDTKIYYIDYTVQRVGFDLTFTKEFGEYWYASLGSSIQKVTYSDISSSTPPVIQSQAGTWQARKLIFSVSHNTTNYYLFPSKGSIQSLTYTIALPVLGGSEKFQKIVLSNANFIKDHIFYTGTIFSARETIGWAQAYSNSVVPLDDEFFVGGDYTIRGYSYGYAGPLDSADEPIGATREIVLNFEADYPLYKNIFYVDAFYDTGRGADSWSGLRPSKWLGSYGVGIRFITSYAPVRLDLAFKTKPVPGDTAREKISFVLGSFF; this comes from the coding sequence ATGAAGAAAGTATTTTTATTTATATTGCTGTTAGTATCGCTTGGTTTTTCCCAAACTATATCAAAAATAGAAGTTGTTGGAAATAAGTATATACAGTCGGGTCTTGTTAAGGGATTCATGAAACTTCATCCAGGCATGCAATTTTCGCAAACCATGCTGGACGAAGACATAAAAAGATTATATGAAACTGGATATTTCAAAAATATAGCAGTAAAAGAAATAAAAAAGGACGATCATGTAAAACTTATATATATTGTACAAGATTTGCCAATTATATATCGTATAGAATTTAAAGGCAACAAAAGACTAAGCTCCAAGGATCTTGCCAAAAAGCTTGGCATAGAAACAGAGGTAGGAAAATTTGGTTTAAATCAAGCCACTAGAGGTTTAACGCCGTCTTCCAGCATAAATGAAAAGATAGAAATTATAAAACAATTCCAATTAGGAAAAGTCCTAAGCGAAGAACAAATCCACGAGCTTATAAACCGTATCAAAAAAGCCTATGAAGAAGCCGGATACTCTCATGTGGGTGTAACCTATAAGATAATACCCGTTAAAGGGGCATCAAGATTAGTATTTTACATAAAGGAAACAAAGCCTACCTATGTAGATGATATTCATTTTATAGGTAACAAGACTTTTAGCGACGGTAGACTTTTAGATCATATGAAAACGCAACCCTTTAGTCTATTAGCTTTTAGATGGCACCCCCCCTTCAACAAACATATACTCATGGATGATATAAAAAGACTGAAAAAATTTTATGAAAATGAAGGTTTTTTTGAAGTTCAAATAGACAAACCTATTATTAAAAAGCATGGACACTGGGTAAATATAACAATAAAAATACACGAAGGTTCGAGATATAAAATAGGCAAAATAGTTTTCAAAGGAAACAAAATGTATTCTGAAAGTGAGCTATTGGATAAGATAATACAACACAGAGATAGCAAGAGATATTATAAAAAATCTATAATAAAGCTTATAGAAAAAAGAATATTTGACAAATATGGCAAGACAGGTTTCATCAACGAATACACCAGCGTAAAAAAGGAAACAAATTTTAAAAATAAAACTGTTAACTTATTTTTTCATGTTTATGAAGGTGGTCCAGTATACGCTGGTAAAATCCATATACGAGGAAATTATGAAACGAGAGACTATGTTATAAGAAGAGAAATGAGGGTCCAAGAGTACGACCTTATCACAAGACACGAACTAAGTAGATCAAAGGACCGTATAATGAACTTAGGCTACTATGACAACGTACAAATAGTGCCTGTACCAAAACCAGATAATTTTGACGATATATATACAAAAATCCAAGAAAGGTATACAGGCCAGTTCTCAGTGGGTCTTGGCTACAACCAGGTAACTGGTCTAGCCGGATTTGCGTCCATTAGAAAAGGTAATTTCCTAGGTACTGGCGATATAGCCGGCATATCCTTATCTTACGGTGCAAACTACGAAAACGATTCAATAAGTTATACCCATAAATGGTTGTTTAACAAACCAATAGATGTAACTGGATCACTATACGATACAAAGATCTACTATATAGACTACACCGTTCAAAGAGTTGGCTTTGACTTAACCTTTACAAAAGAGTTTGGTGAATATTGGTATGCAAGCTTAGGCTCGAGCATACAAAAAGTAACATATTCTGATATATCATCTTCGACTCCGCCGGTAATCCAATCACAAGCAGGCACTTGGCAAGCAAGAAAGTTAATATTTTCGGTTTCTCACAACACCACAAACTACTATTTATTCCCTTCAAAGGGATCTATTCAATCTTTAACATACACAATCGCTTTACCGGTGCTTGGTGGTAGTGAAAAATTCCAAAAAATAGTGCTTTCAAACGCAAACTTTATAAAAGACCATATATTCTATACTGGTACAATATTCTCGGCAAGAGAGACTATTGGTTGGGCTCAAGCATATTCCAATTCGGTTGTACCTTTAGACGATGAGTTCTTTGTAGGTGGTGACTATACGATAAGAGGTTATAGCTATGGTTACGCTGGTCCTCTTGACTCAGCAGATGAACCAATAGGTGCTACAAGGGAAATTGTACTAAACTTTGAAGCAGATTATCCTTTATACAAAAATATTTTTTACGTAGATGCCTTTTACGATACTGGTAGAGGTGCAGATTCTTGGTCTGGTCTAAGACCAAGCAAATGGCTTGGAAGCTATGGTGTAGGTATAAGATTTATAACCTCTTATGCGCCAGTGAGACTCGACCTTGCTTTTAAAACAAAGCCGGTTCCAGGAGATACCGCAAGAGAAAAAATATCTTTTGTGCTTGGATCGTTTTTCTAA